The following coding sequences are from one Melanotaenia boesemani isolate fMelBoe1 chromosome 17, fMelBoe1.pri, whole genome shotgun sequence window:
- the LOC121628040 gene encoding C-type mannose receptor 2-like — protein sequence MATNNSWNLFQSRMKILLLFILTFSGLSVLSTNFFRKYHYVNIPKTWAEAQAYCRDVYADLATIDSQAGNNRLLGGLQDPGKQAWIGLFDDAVWWKWTLGDVYFNINENFSNWKPGEPNNEDSNQSCVVMQFDGLWRDENCDTDRPSVCFNEQGPPKYYLMKTFMTWGNSLDYCRSNYTDLARVLTMSEVNEIYLPLGRNHWIGLHRNLWSNWSDQSPVTFTNWNNSKPDNQNKTMTSCAALNTTTGTWYDHDCDKKHEFICQTLIPPSSRIKMKFQSEADLSDPDIQQQILEQVH from the exons ATGGCAACAAACAACAGTTGGAACCTTTTCCAGTCCAG GATGaagattttgctgttgtttattCTCACATTCTCAG GGCTTTCTGTTCTGTCTACAAACTTCTTCAGAAAGTACCACTATGTGAACATCCCAAAGACTTGGGCTGAAGCTCAGGCGTATTGCAGAGATGTGTACGCTGACCTGGCTACCATAGACAGCCAAGCAGGCAACAACAGGCTGCTAGGTGGACTCCAGGATCCTGGAAAACAAGCATGGATCGGGCTTTTTGATGACGCAGTCTGGTGGAAATGGACGCTGGGAGATGTATACtttaatattaatgaaaattTCAGCAACTGGAAACCCGGTGAGCCTAATAATGAAGACTCCAATCAGAGCTGTGTGGTGATGCAGTTTGATGGGCTGTGGCGTGATGAAAACTGTGACACAGATCGTCCTTCAGTTTGCTTTAATG aacAAGGTCCACCCAAGTACTACTTAATGAAAACTTTCATGACTTGGGGCAATTCTCTGGATTACTGTAGGTCCAACTACACTGATCTTGCCAGAGTATTGACCATGTCTGAAGTGAATGAAATCTATCTTCCACTGGGACGAAACCACTGGATTGGTCTCCACAGGAATCTCTGGTCTAATTGGTCTGACCAGAGCCCTGTGACCTTCACAAACTGGAACAACAGTAAACCtgacaaccaaaacaaaaccatgACTTCATGTGCAGCACTCAACACAACCACAGGAACGTGGTATGATCATGACTGTGATAAAAAGCACGAGTTTATCTGTCAAACTCTGATTCCACCGAGCAGTAGAATCAAGATGAAGTTCCAGTCTGAGGCCGACCTGAGTGATCCTGACATTCAGCAGCAGATTTTAGAACAGGTGCACTGA